The following are encoded in a window of Pseudodesulfovibrio sp. S3 genomic DNA:
- a CDS encoding glycosyltransferase family A protein yields the protein MAMDGDILFSVITPSTGKRPNALQKAVHSVEAAARFAGLETGQIEILIGFGGIKGKAPACAYPVRRFNLPKDDDCGHGIRNLLLKLAGGQKIIFLDDDNVLKPYALSQYIKHYDAEMIIGRIDTQLAFDMPTLPISDSGALIRPGNIDLLCLCLSRCLVVNRCGGWKYRGKAEADFLNILDWYTRTGSVTILEEVVGVYDAGRSLDRSALSWRQQGLLDRLACERAMTVGIPVRSVLHGLALA from the coding sequence ATGGCCATGGACGGCGATATTCTCTTTTCAGTGATCACTCCCTCTACCGGCAAACGACCAAACGCCCTTCAAAAAGCGGTTCATTCCGTGGAAGCGGCGGCCAGGTTTGCCGGACTGGAGACGGGACAAATAGAAATTCTCATAGGGTTCGGCGGTATCAAGGGCAAGGCTCCGGCTTGCGCTTATCCGGTCAGACGTTTCAACCTGCCCAAAGACGATGACTGCGGCCACGGCATCCGCAATCTGCTGCTCAAATTGGCAGGAGGCCAGAAAATCATATTTCTGGACGATGACAACGTACTCAAGCCCTACGCCCTGAGCCAGTATATCAAACATTATGACGCCGAAATGATCATCGGTCGCATCGACACGCAGCTTGCCTTTGACATGCCGACTCTTCCGATCTCGGACTCAGGCGCGCTGATCAGACCCGGGAACATCGATCTCCTGTGTCTGTGCCTGTCGCGCTGCCTGGTGGTGAACCGGTGCGGCGGTTGGAAATACCGGGGCAAGGCTGAAGCAGACTTCCTGAACATCCTCGATTGGTACACCCGCACCGGAAGCGTGACCATTCTCGAAGAGGTTGTCGGCGTATATGATGCCGGGCGCAGCCTGGACCGCAGCGCCCTGTCCTGGCGACAGCAAGGCCTTCTCGATCGTCTTGCCTGTGAACGCGCAATGACCGTGGGAATCCCTGTTCGGTCTGTGCTTCACGGATTGGCCCTGGCCTAG
- a CDS encoding GGDEF domain-containing protein → MTLSSKGRIRHKAWRIFLFQMGLSATVVVLALLPALFFENRYYSLVALLVAAGGVLGLSFYCASRLMRLMEDAHDKITTLTTHDDLTGLPNRRWFFERLDEEVDRALRYDSKLSLIMVDIDHFRKVNDTFGHPLGDLALAEVARLLAANIRTSDIVVRYGGEEFMIIIPESDAEQAAVVAEKLRVVIEVNDISLEGPQIQVTISCGVADLKSVRPGKGSIRDALVLAADHSMHRAKENGRNQVLIHIPKNDKHLPLV, encoded by the coding sequence ATGACATTGTCAAGCAAAGGGAGGATCAGGCATAAAGCCTGGCGAATTTTTCTGTTCCAAATGGGACTGTCCGCAACCGTGGTCGTTCTCGCCCTGCTCCCGGCCCTTTTCTTTGAAAACCGTTACTATTCCCTGGTCGCATTGCTTGTCGCCGCAGGCGGTGTGCTTGGCCTTTCCTTTTATTGTGCGTCGCGATTGATGCGGCTCATGGAAGATGCCCACGACAAGATCACTACCCTGACAACACACGACGATTTGACCGGCCTGCCGAACCGCCGCTGGTTTTTCGAACGGCTGGACGAGGAAGTGGACCGCGCCCTCCGCTATGACAGCAAGCTTTCGCTGATCATGGTTGACATCGACCACTTCAGAAAAGTCAACGACACCTTCGGCCATCCCCTGGGCGATCTGGCCCTGGCGGAAGTGGCCCGGCTTTTGGCAGCCAACATCCGCACGTCAGATATCGTGGTCCGCTACGGCGGGGAAGAATTCATGATCATCATCCCGGAATCCGACGCCGAACAGGCCGCGGTGGTCGCCGAAAAGCTGCGCGTGGTCATCGAGGTCAACGACATCAGCCTGGAAGGTCCGCAAATACAGGTCACCATCTCTTGCGGTGTGGCCGATCTGAAATCCGTCCGGCCAGGAAAGGGGAGCATCAGGGATGCCCTTGTTCTGGCCGCCGACCACAGCATGCATCGAGCCAAGGAAAACGGCCGTAATCAGGTGCTCATTCACATCCCCAAAAACGACAAACATCTCCCTCTGGTCTGA